Proteins encoded in a region of the Fusarium falciforme chromosome 6, complete sequence genome:
- a CDS encoding YCII domain-containing protein gives MPRYMLLIKASPEAENPDATTPEIFEEMTTFNEQLHAAGVLLSGDGLRPTDVDSYRVTYSADGPAKATKGPFDVEKEAHVCGWWILKTKDVKEALGWAKKIPFKEGEVVVRRIAEMEDFGDTVSEDVKEREKKLMAEIEKRA, from the coding sequence ATGCCTCGCTACATGCTCCTCATCAAAGCCTCACCCGAGGCTGAAAACCCAGATGCAACCACCCCCGAGATTTTCGAAGAAATGACCACCTTCAACGAGCAACTCCACGCTGCTGGTGTCCTCCTCAGCGGCGATGGCCTCCGCCCAACCGACGTTGACAGCTATCGTGTCACCTACTCTGCGGATGGCCCTGCAAAAGCCACCAAGGGGCCTTTTGACGTTGAAAAGGAGGCCCACGTGTGCGGATGGTGGATCTTAAAGACCAAGGACGTGAAGGAAGCTTTGGGTTGGGCCAAGAAGATTCCGTTcaaggagggagaggttgTGGTGAGGCGAATTGCTGAGATGGAGGACTTTGGGGATACCGTATCTGAAGATGTCAAGGAAAGGGAAAAGAAGTTGATGGCTGAGATTGAGAAACGCGCCTAA
- a CDS encoding Adenylosuccinate lyase: protein MSEDHQKQIEELQQQLQKLQAQNNPQYDGYQTSLTTRYCSAAMSNLFSQRSRHSTWRKLWLGLAESEKELGIDTISAEALEEMRAHLTVTDSDFEVARVEEKIRRHDVMAHVHAFGAVAPSAAGIIHYGATSCFVTDNAELILMREAMDLLLKKLAKVISNLSAFALKWKGEPTLAYTHLQAAQLITVGKRAAQWVQDLMFDLESIEQVRKDLKFRGAQGTTGTQASFLEIFQGDSAKCDKLNDLLCEKFGFPACYDVSTQTYTRKVDLVVANAVAGLGATAQKICGDIRHLAHWKEIEEPFEKSQIGSSAMAYKRNPMRSERVYSLARELMSKPTNFANTLSDQWAERTLDDSAIRRIDIPEMFLLAEAILIGLDNISDGLVVYPKRINARVQEELPFMITETIIMRLVAQGASRQEAHEEIRVLSHEAGYEVKNEGKPNDLVARMKSKDFFKPIWGELDNMLKAELYTGRSAEIVDKYCGPGGPVEKRLAPYQKHIQESATAQLNV, encoded by the exons ATGTCCGAGGATCACCAGAAGCAGATCGAGgagctgcagcagcagctccagAAGCTCCAGGCTCAGAACAACCCCCAGTACGATGGCTACCAGACCTCTCTGACCACCCGCTACTGCAGCGCTGCCATGTCGAACCTCTTCAGCCAGCGTTCCAGACATTCGACCTGGCGCAAGCTTTGGCTGGGTCTTGCTGAGAGCGAGAAGGAGCTCGGAATTGACACCATCTCCGCCGAGGCCCTTGAAGAGATGAGGGCTCATCTCACCGTCACTGACTCGGATTTCGAGGTCGCCCGTGTTGAGGAGAAGATTCGTAGACAT GATGTTATGGCT CACGTCCATGCGTTCGGAGCCGTGGCCCCATCCGCTGCAGGGATCATTCACTATGGCGCAACCAGCTGCTTCGTCACTGACAACGCCGAGCTGATTCTTATGCGAGAGGCCATggaccttcttctcaagaagctggccaaggTCATTTCGAACTTGTCTGCCTTTGCTCTGAAGTGGAAGG GGGAACCTACCCTTGCCTACACCCATCTTCAGGCTGCTCAGCTGATCACCGTCGGAAAGCGAG CCGCTCAATGGGTCCAGGACCTCATG TTCGACCTTGAGAGCATTGAGCAAGTTCGAAAGGACCTCAAGTTCCGAGGTGCTCAAG GAACCACTGGAACACAGGCCTCGTTCCTGGAGAT CTTCCAGGGTGATTCTGCCAAGTGCGACAAGCTCAACGACCTCCTGTGCGAGAAGTTCGGATTCCCTGCTTGCTAT GACGTGTCCACCCAGACCTA TACTCGCAAGGTCGACCTGGTTGTTGCCAACGCCGTTGCTGGCCTTGGTGCCACTGCACAGAAGATCTGTGGAGACATCAGGCACTTGGCTCACTggaaggagattgaggagcCCTTCGAGAAGTCTCAGATCGGATCTTCGGCTATG GCCTACAAGAGAAACCCC ATGCGCTCTGAGCGAGTGTACAGTCTGGCTCGTGAGCTGATGTCCAAGCCCACCAACTTTGCCAACACCCTTTCCGACCAGTGGGCGGAGCGTACACTCGACGACTCTGCTATTCGCC GTATCGACATCCCTGAGAtgttcctcctcgccgaggccatcctcatcggcctcgaCAACATCTCGGATGGCCTGGTGGTCTACCCCAAGCGAATTAACGCACGTGTCCAAGAGGAGCTTCCTTTCATGATCACCGAGACT ATCATCATGAGACTGGTCGCCCAGGGAGCTTCGAGACAGGA GGCCCATGAGGAGATTCGTGTCCTTTCCCACGAGGCCGGCTATGAGGTCAAGAATGAG GGCAAGCCCAACGACCTGGTCGCTCGCATGAAGAGCAAGGACTTCTTCAAGCCCATCTGGGGTGAACTAGACAAcatgctcaaggccgagct TTACACTGGTCGCAGCGCAGAAATTGTTGACAAATACTGCGGTCCTGGAGGCCCGGTGGAGAAGAGGCTGGCTCCCTACCAGAAGCACATCCAAGAATCTGCTACTGCGCAGCTGAATGTCTAA
- a CDS encoding Na-H-Exchanger domain-containing protein, giving the protein MSATTTTAAAATTTASHRAPKQGGIFEGLNPTVFNPADPIILFIIQATIVIALTRLLYWPLSKIKEPRVIAEVITGILLGPSVFGRVPGFTDAIFPKEGMAPFRLAANIGLILYLFLVGMEINLTYLLRNWRTAVGVATLDMAIPFGCGVALAYGLYHEFGDDPELAPISFGVFALFIGVAIAITAFPVLCRILTALKLLNTNVGVIVLTSGIINDVVGWVLLALCVTLVNSGAGVTAVYILLVTVGYSLFLAYAVRPCFMWVLRKTHSLENGPTEAVVALTILMVFASAFFTSVIGVHSIFGAFMVGLMCPHEGGFAIKLTEKIEDLISTLFVPLFFALSGINTNLSLLDSGITWGYVVAVTVTAFFTKLFGGTMGARLNGLVWRESVTIGTLMSCKGLVELIVLNIGLQAKILSTRTFTIFVVMALVTTFLTTPLVSWLYPPSYQRKLELWRQGKIDWDGNPLSSPDTDEADEGDKDIANRVLVYLRTDGLSSLLSTVSLFTAGHAKRPSIEGGSPAHGEKSAVSEGVMSNPDTDAPKPLLRIHGCRLVGLTERNSSVMKVSEIEEFASHDPIIKAFGTSANNTTRDVVVSGQISVVPENTFADTLATEATKLKSDLILVPWSETGTISELPSFYSASRGDPLANGDFTQLMANIFDHAKPIAAVGLFIDSTLLDPTDSDVRPTRALSRQISGISKSDVQDPTAIRFHSAESRRKKCIRVLYTGSQDDVYAFRLALQFAQNENIDVEIISLPDKDASEDLHFNQIKSTIPDSIVDRINFTELSSERTATIASSLLSSQPEDKQSTIFILGRSVTALGGDSSGSGSSSIRGTLGSVPASLANEIKRTATPNVSLLIVQAKHIAGERTGLEKKPSVTSHPAHATN; this is encoded by the exons ATGTCGGCCACGACGACCACCGCGGCCGCGGCCACAACTACGGCCTCTCACAGAGCCCCGAAGCAGGGTGGCATCTTTGAGGGTCTGAACCCGACCGTCTTCAATCCCGCCGACCCTATTATActcttcatcatccaggCCACCATTGTCATTGCTCTAACGAGGCTGCTCTACTGGCCTCTGAGTAAGATCAAGGAGCCGAGAGTCATTGCAGAAGTCATTACT GGTATCCTACTTGGTCCGTCTGTCTTCGGTCGCGTCCCTGGCTTCACTGATGCCATCTTCCCCAAGGAGGGCATGGCGCCCTTCCGACTCGCCGCCAACATTGGTCTCATCCTgtacctcttcctcgtcggcatGGAGATCAACCTCACGTACCTCTTGCGCAATTGGCGCACTGCGGTCGGCGTCGCAACCCTCGACATGGCCATCCCCTTTGGCTGCGGTGTCGCCCTGGCTTACGGCTTGTATCACGAATTCGGCGACGATCCCGAGCTTGCGCCCATCAGCTTTGGAGTCTTTGCGCTTTTCATTGGTGTGGCTATTGCTATTACTGCTTTCCCTGTTCTTTGTCGCATCTTGACAGCTCTGAAgcttctcaacaccaacgtaGGCGTCATCGTCCTCACCTCTGGCATCATCAACGACGTTGTCGGCTGGGTCCTTCTCGCCCTCTGCGTTACCCTCGTCAATTCCGGCGCTGGAGTGACTGCGGTCtacatcctcctcgtcaccgtCGGCTACTCACTCTTCCTTGCCTACGCCGTTCGCCCATGCTTCATGTGGGTGCTTCGCAAGACGCACAGCTTGGAGAATGGCCCTACTGAGGCTGTCGTCGCGCTGACCATCCTCATGGTCTTTGCTtctgccttcttcaccagcgTCATTGGTGTTCACTCCATTTTTGGGGCCTTCATGGTCGGGCTCATGTGTCCCCACGAGGGAGGTTTTGCCATTAAGCTCACTGAGAAGATTGAGGATCTCATCTCGACCCTCTTTGTTCCCCTCTTCTTTGCGCTTTCgggcatcaacaccaacctctCGCTTCTTGACAGCGGCATTACATGGGGTTATGTCGTCGCCGTCACGGTGActgccttcttcaccaagcTCTTTGGCGGTACGATGGGCGCTCGATTGAACGGTCTGGTCTGGCGCGAATCCGTCACTATCGGAACGCTCATGTCTTGCAAGGGTCTCGTCGAGCTCATCGTCCTCAACATTGGACTGCAGGCAAAGATTCTGAGCACCCGAACATTCACCATCTTTGTGGTCATGGCCCTTGTCACCACCTTCCTCACGACCCCCCTCGTTAGCTGGCTCTATCCTCCGTCGTACCAGCGCAAGCTGGAGCTGTGGAGGCAGGGCAAGATTGATTGGGATGGGAACCCTCTCAGCTCACCCGACACTGATGAAGCCGACGAGGGCGATAAGGATATTGCCAATCGGGTTCTCGTCTATCTCCGAACTGATGGATTGTCCAGTCTACTCTCTACCGTGTCTCTGTTTACCGCAGGCCATGCCAAGCGCCCGTCAATTGAAGGAGGCTCGCCGGCCCACGGCGAAAAGAGTGCTGTATCTGAAGGTGTCATGTCTAACCCTGACACGGATGCTCCCAAGCCTCTTCTCCGTATTCATGGATGCCGTCTTGTTGGGCTGACCGAGCGCAACTCTTCAGTCATGAAGGTTTCTGAGATTGAGGAATTTGCCAGCCACGaccccatcatcaaggctttCGGCACATCCGCCAACAACACGACCCGGGACGTTGTCGTATCTGGTCAGATCTCGGTTGTCCCCGAGAACACATTCGCCGACACGCTTGCGACCGAGgccaccaagctcaagagcGATCTCATCCTGGTTCCGTGGAGTGAGACCGGCACCATTTCCGAGCTTCCTTCTTTCTACAGTGCCTCGCGGGGAGATCCTCTTGCCAATGGAGATTTTACTCAGCTCATGGCCAACATCTTTGACCACGCAAAGCCCATAGCTGCTGTCGGTCTCTTTATTGACAGCACCCTTCTTGATCCCACCGACAGCGACGTGCGACCGACCCGAGCCTTGTCCAGACAGATTTCCGGCATCAGCAAGTCCGATGTGCAAGATCCGACCGCCATTCGATTCCATTCTGCCGAGAGCCGTCGCAAGAAGTGCATTCGCGTTCTGTACACTGGTAGCCAAGATGATGTCTACGCTTTCCGACTTGCGCTGCAATTTGCCCAGAACGAGAACATTGACGTTGAGATTATTTCCCTGCCTGACAAGGACGCTTCCGAGGACCTGCATTTTAACCAGATCAAATCCACCATCCCTGACTCCATTGTCGATCGCATCAATTTCACCGAGCTGTCGTCCGAGAGGACCGCTACCATCGCTTCGAGTCTCCTGAGCTCTCAACCAGAGGACAAGCAATCCACCATCTTTATCCTCGGCCGCTCTGTCACCGCACTGGGTGGTGATTCATCTGGTTCCGGGTCCAGCAGCATTCGTGGCACTCTTGGCTCTGTTCCCGCCAGCCTTGCCAATGAGATCAAGCGAACGGCCACTCCCAACGTGAGTCTGCTCATCGTGCAAGCCAAGCACATCGCCGGGGAGAGGACAGGccttgagaagaagcccagcGTGACCTCCCACCCTGCACACGCCACAAATTGA
- a CDS encoding Acyl-transf-3 domain-containing protein, with amino-acid sequence MSPPSSGLLDSVEDWDEIKADLNPDWALNKEWKSYWKPAPAGGKLQQAIKRVRSFIRARSLPSPEKLRPTAYLDGLRGFAALLVYFHHHELWAHEISKQTPIFENGFGYEGNYYFVSLPGIRHFFSGGHYAVSTFFVISGYVLSLKPLTLIQAGEHLQLGDNLASALFRRWLRLFLPLIMALLIYITTWHLFGIWVRDIDQQKTWFAEVREFYKEFKNFSFIYKVGGAPWLSHDRHLWSIPVEFRGSIAIYTAMQAFSRCTRNGRLWCEVGLIVYFMYITDGSHYAMFTAGMLLCDLDLLAKKGELPRFLARLDSVKEFIYYHLLVFSLFLGGVPSENREIDQLAKNRGWYYLSALNPQAVYDYKWFYLFWAAVFLVASIPRILWLKGFFETRFCQYLGRIAFALYLVHGPVLWTLGDRLYLATGWQNGDLMKGIPNWADKLLLPRTGPLGLEISFLMPHLILMPLTFGLAELTYRFIDTPSVKFASWLYKKAVGESPGKQARS; translated from the coding sequence ATGTCGCCCCCAAGCAGCGGTCTCCTCGACAGCGTCGAAGACTGGgacgagatcaaggctgACCTCAACCCCGACTGGGCCCTCAACAAAGAATGGAAGTCATACTGGAAACCAGCGCCAGCAGGCGGAAAACTGCAGCAAGCCATTAAAAGGGTCAGATCTTTTATTCGAGCAAGATCATTACCCTCGCCTGAGAAGCTGCGCCCAACTGCCTATTTGGACGGGCTCCGGGGCTTTGCAGCCCTGCTCGTCTACTTTCACCACCATGAGCTCTGGGCGCACGAGATCAGTAAACAGACTCCCATCTTTGAGAATGGCTTTGGGTATGAGGGAAACTATTACTTTGTTTCCCTGCCTGGCATTAGACACTTCTTCTCTGGAGGCCATTACGCCGTGTCGACCTTCTTCGTCATCTCGGGCTACGTCTTGTCGCTGAAGCCCCTCACCTTGATCCAAGCCGGTGAACACCTTCAGCTTGGCGACAACCTCGCCTCTGCACTCTTCAGACGCTGGCTCCGCCTCTTTCTCCCACTCATCATGGCATTGCTCATCTACATCACGACATGGCACCTATTCGGCATCTGGGTTCGCGACATTGACCAGCAAAAGACGTGGTTCGCTGAAGTTCGAGAGTTCTACAAGGAGTTCAAGAACTTCAGCTTCATCTATAAAGTCGGCGGCGCACCGTGGCTCAGCCACGATAGACACCTGTGGTCTATACCCGTCGAGTTTAGAGGATCCATCGCCATCTACACGGCCATGCAGGCCTTTTCACGCTGTACGCGAAATGGTCGGCTATGGTGCGAGGTCGGTCTTATCGTGTACTTTATGTACATCACTGATGGCTCGCACTACGCCATGTTTACTGCTGGCATGCTGCTCTGCGACTTGGACCTGTTGGCGAAGAAGGGAGAGCTGCCACGCTTCCTGGCACGTCTTGACTCAGTGAAGGAGTTCATCTATTACcacctcctcgtcttcagTCTGTTCCTTGGCGGAGTCCCCTCCGAGAACCGCGAGATTGACCAGCTTGCAAAGAACCGTGGCTGGTACTATCTATCAGCTCTCAACCCTCAAGCCGTCTACGACTACAAGTGGTTCTACCTCTTCTGGGCCGCCGTGTTCCTGGTGGCTTCCATCCCTCGAATCCTGTGGCTCAAGGGCTTCTTCGAGACAAGATTTTGCCAATATCTTGGCCGCATCGCTTTTGCCCTGTACCTGGTCCACGGGCCAGTGCTCTGGACCCTTGGCGACAGGCTATACCTGGCCACGGGTTGGCAGAATGGGGACCTGATGAAGGGCATCCCCAACTGGGCAGATAAGCTACTACTGCCGAGAACAGGGCCATTGGGCCTGGAGATTTCATTCCTAATGCCGCATCTCATCCTTATGCCGTTGACTTTCGGCTTGGCTGAGCTGACGTACAGGTTTATCGACACACCCAGTGTCAAATTTGCATCATGGCTCTACAAGAAGGCCGTGGGGGAGTCACCCGGCAAGCAAGCAcgatcttag
- a CDS encoding Abhydrolase-2 domain-containing protein, whose amino-acid sequence MGSLLPPLVVPASATHTHTIVFLHGRGDSAPKFSSSLKYSTDSSSRTLDQIFPSFRWVFPHAPMTSNEAFPLNRVNQWFDVWNVQNFAEREELQAVGLRESVQRIRDILADEAALLEGHWDRIVLAGISQGAATNVHTLLNLDILRPINGEAQKRRLGAFLGFSCRMPFPGRSLAATRKVLDLEGTPSDASILENTPVLLEHCVNDHVVLVENGRALRETLRGFGAQVTWKEYPDGEHWFNSPSGIDDAVEFLKHVLELPDVA is encoded by the coding sequence ATGGGCTCCCTGCTACCTCCCCTTGTCGTGCCAGCTTCAGCCACACACACCCACACCATCGTTTTTCTCCACGGCCGCGGCGACTCGGCACCCAAGTTTAGCAGCTCCCTCAAATATTCGACCGACTCGAGCAGCCGCACTCTAGACCAGATCTTTCCGTCGTTCCGATGGGTGTTTCCCCACGCTCCAATGACCTCCAACGAGGCATTCCCCCTCAACAGAGTCAACCAGTGGTTTGACGTCTGGAACGTACAAAACTTTGCCGAACGAGAAGAACTTCAGGCCGTTGGTCTCAGGGAGAGCGTCCAGCGCATTCGTGACATCCTGGCCGACGAGGCTGCCCTCTTGGAAGGTCACTGGGACCGCATCGTGCTGGCCGGCATCAGTCAGGGTGCCGCAACAAACGTCCATACCCTGCTAAATCTGGACATTCTCAGGCCGATCAATGGCGAGGCCCAAAAGCGACGACTCGGTGCCTTTTTAGGCTTCTCGTGCAGGATGCCTTTCCCAGGTCGTTCTCTGGCCGCCACCAGAAAGGTCCTCGACCTGGAGGGGACGCCTAGTGATGCTAGCATACTCGAGAACACACCCGTGCTGCTGGAGCACTGCGTGAATGATCACGTCGTCTTGGTTGAGAATGGGAGGGCTTTGAGAGAGACCCTGCGAGGATTTGGGGCTCAAGTGACGTGGAAAGAGTATCCAGATGGTGAGCACTGGTTCAATTCCCCATCTGGGATAGACGATGCTGTCGAGTTCCTGAAACACGTTCTTGAGCTGCCTGATGTTGCCTAG